A single Syngnathus acus chromosome 8, fSynAcu1.2, whole genome shotgun sequence DNA region contains:
- the LOC119125741 gene encoding coiled-coil domain-containing protein 200-like has product MSAMHWEARRRQSALDRRLARDKQQVLKKIESSCDIPESNSSEEQTVRYHCPHCKCELKAPIGHTGKIPNRYSSLQYTQQW; this is encoded by the exons ATGTCAGCGATGCATTGGGAGGCGAGGCGACGTCAGAGTGCTCTGGATCGAAGGCTGGCTAGAGACAAGCAGCAA gtgttgaaaaaaattgagagCAGCTGTGATATACCTGAATCAAATTCATCAGAGGAGCAAACAG TTCGATACCACTGTCCCCACTGTAAGTGTGAATTGAAGGCACCTATCGGTCACACTGGAAAGATCCCCAACAGATACTCA TCTTTACAGTACACACAACAATGGTGA
- the LOC119126407 gene encoding ADP-ribosylation factor-like protein 4D, translating to MGNQFTDIAPNTAFLPNLQSLHIVVIGLDNAGKTSLLYRLKLQEFVETIPTKGFNMERIKVAMGNLKANALTFQVWDVGGQEKLRPLWKSYTRRTDGLVFVVDAAEAERMEEAKMELHRITRSAENQGVPVLVLANKQDLDSAMTSSEVEKLLSVHELSSSTLHYTQGCSALDGQGLQMGLEKLYEMILKRKKTLRQSKKKR from the exons ATGGGCAACCAGTTTACAGACATTGCCCCCAACACCGCATTCCTCCCCAACCTCCAGTCCTTGCACATTGTTGTGATCGGTTTGGACAACGCAGGGAAAACGTCGCTCCTTTACAGACTCAAACTGCAGGAATTTGTTGAGACAATCCCCACCAAAGGCTTCAATATGGAGCGCATTAAAGTGGCCATGGGGAATTTGAAAGCCAACGCATTAACTTTCCAGGTGTGGGATGTTGGTGGTCAGGAGAAATTGAGGCCTCTCTGGAAGTCATACACTCGGAGGACTGACGGTCTCGTATTTGTGGTGGATGCAGCCGAGGCTGAGCGAATGGAagaagcaaaaatggagcttCACCGGATCACTCGGTCCGCTGAGAATCAAGGTGTGCCTGTACTGGTTCTGGCAAACAAACAGGACCTGGATTCAGCCATGACATCCTCAGAG GTGGAGAAACTTCTCTCCGTCCATGAATTGAGCTCATCCACGCTACACTACACGCAAGGCTGCTCAGCGTTGGACGGTCAAGGCCTGCAGATGGGCCTGGAGAAACTCTACGAGATGATCCTAAAGCGGAAGAAGACACTACGACAAAGCAAGAAGAAGAGATGA
- the prkar1aa gene encoding protein kinase, cAMP-dependent, regulatory, type I, alpha (tissue specific extinguisher 1) a, with protein MASCSTNNEDERKLRECEIYVQKHNIQQVLKDCIVQLCTARPERPMAFLRDLFARLEKEEVQQMVLQQKSMDSREDEVSPPMNPLLRGRSRRGAISAEVYTEEDAASYVRKVIPKDYKTMAALGKAMEKNILFAHLDSNERSDIFDAMFSVNYIGGETVIIQGDEGDNFYVIDQGEMDVYVNNEWVTSISEGGSFGELALIYGTPRAASVRARSDVKLWGIDRDSYRRILMGSTLRKRKMYEEFLSKVSILESLEKWERLTVADALETVQFEDDQKIVVQGEPGDEFFIILEGTAAVLQRRSEDQEFVEVGRLGPSDYFGEIALLMNRPRAATVVACGPLKCVKLDRPRFERVLGPCSDILKRNIQQYNSFVSLSV; from the exons ATGGCTTCATGTAGTACAAACAATGAGGATGAGCGCAAGCTACGAGAATGTGAGATCTATGTTCAAAAGCACAACATTCAGCAGGTGCTCAAAGACTGCATTGTCCAGCTGTGCACAGCCCGGCCCGAACGACCCATGGCATTCCTCCGGGACCTCTTTGCAAGACTGGAGAAG GAAGAGGTCCAGCAGATGGTGTTACAGCAGAAGTCCATGGACTCACGTGAAGATGAGGTTTCGCCACCTATGAATCCTCTGTTGAGGGGAAGGAGCAGGAGAGGAGCCATCAGTGCTGAGGTGTACACGGAGGAAGATGCTGCTTCCTATGTCAGAAAG gtTATTCCAAAAGACTACAAGACAATGGCAGCTCTGGGCAAAGCCATGGAGAAGAACATCCTCTTTGCCCACTTAGACAGCAATGAGAGAAG TGATATTTTTGATGCCATGTTTTCTGTCAACTACATTGGTGGAGAAACAGTCATCATTCAAG GTGACGAGGGAGATAACTTCTATGTTATCGACCAGGGAGAAATGGAT GTGTACGTGAACAATGAGTGGGTGACCAGCATTAGCGAGGGTGGCAGTTTTGGGGAGCTCGCTCTAATCTATGGGACACCTCGAGCAGCTTCTGTTCGTGCTAGGTCCGATGTCAAGCTATGGGGAATTGACAGAGACAGTTACAGGAGAATACTCATG GGAAGCACTTTAAGAAAGCGTAAGATGTATGAGGAGTTCCTGAGCAAAGTTTCAATTTTAG AGTCTTTGGAAAAATGGGAGCGTCTGACTGTGGCCGACGCCTTGGAGACAGTGCAATTCGAAGATGACCAAAAGATTGTTGTGCAAGGAGAGCCTGGTGATGAGTTTTTCATCATCTTGGAG GGGACAGCAGCAGTGCTGCAGAGGCGGTCCGAGGATCAGGAGTTTGTGGAAGTTGGCAGACTTGGACCATCAGATTACTTTG gcGAGATTGCCCTACTGATGAACCGGCCTCGTGCCGCAACTGTTGTTGCATGCGGACCCCTCAAGTGTGTCAAATTGGATCGGCCACGCTTTGAGAGAGTCCTTGGCCCCTGCTCCGACATCTTAAAGAGAAACATCCAGCAGTACAACAGCTTTGTTTCCCTCTCTGTTTGa
- the zgc:86896 gene encoding actin-related protein 2/3 complex subunit 1A-A, with protein MSRYSFGLEPLSCHTWNKNKTQIAVSPNNNVVNIYEKKGADWIKIHELNEHSGRITGIDWAPESNRIVTCASDRNAYVWSLKDGSWKPTLVLVRINRAATCVKWSPLENKFALGSGARLISVCYFEKENDWWLSKHIKKPIRSTILSLDWHPNNILLAAGSADFHCRIFSAYIKDIEDKPGPTAWGAKMPFGELMFENKDCGGWVHSVSFSPSGDQLAWVSHNSSISVADAARGKETTQMSIDSLPLLSILYVTPTEIVAAGHDCCPYQYTYKGPGSLGFVKKLDIPKQSSRGGISAMQHFQNLDKRATNEDRNDLGTLHQNSITQLCVVKRTTNVEKYSSVGLDGAMVMWDFKQ; from the exons ATGTCACGCTACAGTTTTGGTCTGGAGCCACTTTCTTGCCACACctggaataaaaacaagacac AAATTGCAGTAAGCCCCAACAACAATGTGGTGAACATTTATGAAAAGAAAGGTGCAGACTGGATCAAGATCCACGAACTTAATGAGCACAGTGGACGTATCACAG GCATTGACTGGGCCCCTGAGTCCAATCGCATCGTCACTTGCGCTTCTGACCGCAACGCCTACGTGTGGTCTCTAAAAGATGGCTCGTGGAAGCCCACTCTGGTTCTCGTACGGATCAACCGTGCAGCCACCTGCGTCAAGTGGTCACCTCTGGAGAACAAGTTTGCCTTGGGCAGTGGAGCTCGACTCATCTCTGTCTGCTACTTTGAGAAGGAAAATGATTG GTGGCTGAGTAAGCACATCAAAAAGCCCATTCGCTCCACCATTCTGAGCCTGGATTGGCATCCCAATAACATTCTTCTGGCAGCTGGATCTGCAGACTTCCACTGCAG gATTTTCTCAGCCTACATAAAGGACATTGAGGATAAACCTGGACCCACCGCTTGGGGAGCCAAAATGCCTTTTGGGGAGttgatgtttgagaataaggACTGTGGAGGCTGGGTGCACAGTGTTTCCTTCTCACCTAGTGGAGACCAGTtggcttgggtgtcccacaaCAGCAGCATCAGTGTGGCTGACGCTGCCCGTGGAAAAGA gACAACACAGATGAGCATTGACAGTCTTCCACTGCTGAGCATCCTATATGTCACCCCCACTGAGATTGTTGCTGCG GGGCATGACTGTTGTCCCTACCAGTACACCTATAAGGGTCCAGGCTCTCTGGGATTTGTAAAGAAGCTGGACATTCCCAAGCAATCTTCCAGAGGTGGCATTTCAGCCATGCAGCACTTTCAGAACCTGGATAAGAGGGCCACCAATGAGGACAGAAACGATTTGGGCACCCTTCACCAGAACAGCATCAC GCAGTTGTGTGTTGTTAAGAGAACAACTAATGTGGAGAAGTACAGCAGTGTGGGACTCGATGGAGCCATGGTTATGTGGGATTTTAAG CAATGA
- the wipi1 gene encoding WD repeat domain phosphoinositide-interacting protein 1 isoform X1, whose translation MESAVGASGPGGPDGPDGPGGRFRCASFNQDATSLALGTKTGYKLFSLTAVDKLDCIHESAEASNVYIVERLFSSSLVVVVSTTTPQRMNIYHFKKGTEICNYSYPNNILAVKLNRHRLVVCLEESIYIHNIKDMKLLKTLLNIPSNPSGLCALSTNHSNSYLAYPGSTTMGEIIVYDAKNMSTVTMVPAHDSPLAALCFNASATKLASASERGTVIRVFSIPEGFRLFEFRRGMKRYVNISSLSFSPDAQFLCASSNTETVHIFKLEQEGPSGEETDTWSAYVGKMFTAASSYLPAQVSGMMSQDRAFATVHLVTSGQNICALATIQKHPRLLVATADGQLFIYNVNPQDGGECMLAYNHRLLGVDDLMPAQVCPSYAATVALPASSPITATLTGYSEDGGAKNGEVIPEHEFADGPVCLDDENEFPPISWCRDGTGVGRGRRS comes from the exons ATGGAGTCAGCAGTGGGTGCCAGTGGGCCTGGTGGACCGGACGGACCGGACGGACCGGGAGGCCGGTTTAGATGCGCCTCGTTCAACCAAGACGCTAC GTCATTGGCTTTGGGAACAAAGACTGGGTACAAGCTGTTTTCTTTGACCGCAGTGGATAAACTGGATTGCATTCATGAGAGTG CAGAGGCTTCCAACGTTTACATCGTGGAACGTCTCTTCTCTAGCAGTCTGGTCGTTGTCGTAAGCACCACCACACCACAGCGTATGAACATCTACCACTTCAAGAAGGGTACAGAGATTTGTAACTACAGCTACCCCAACAATATACTGGCTGTCAAGCTCAACAGACAT agGCTTGTTGTATGCCTGGAGGAATCCATTTATATCCACAACATCAAAGACATGAAGCTGCTCAAGACTCTGCTCAACATTCCGTCCAACCCTTCAG GCCTCTGTGCTCTATCCACCAATCATTCCAACTCCTACCTGGCATACCCTGGCAGCACTACAATGGGAGAGATAATAGTTTATGATGCCAAAAATATG AGCACAGTGACGATGGTCCCGGCACACGACAGTCCTCTGGCAGCTCTTTGTTTCAATGCCTCAGCCACCAAACTTGCCAGCGCCTCAGAGCGG GGCACTGTAATCCGAGTGTTTTCCATTCCTGAGGGCTTCCGTCTATTTGAATTCCGTCGTGGCATGAAGAG GTACGTCAACATAAGCTCTTTGTCCTTCAGTCCTGATGCCCAGTTCCTCTGTGCTTCCAGCAACACCGAAACAGTACATATCTTTAAACTGGAGCAAGAGGGACCaag TGGAGAAGAGACAGACACTTGGTCAGCTTATGTGGGGAAGATGTTCACAGCAGCAAGCAGCTACCTACCTGCTCAGGTGTCTGGCATGATGAGCCAGGACCGCGCCTTTGCCACAGTTCATCTCGTTACGTCGGGCCAGAATATCTGTGCTCTGGCCAC GATCCAGAAGCATCCACGTTTGCTGGTGGCTACAGCTGATGGCCAGCTTTTCATCTACAATGTGAATCCACAGGATGGAGGCGAATGCATGTTGGCATACAATCACAG GCTTTTGGGTGTTGACGACCTGATGCCAGCACAAGTGTGTCCCTCATATGCTGCAACTGTTGCCTTACCAGCATCTAGTCCCATCACAGCAACTCTTACTG GTTACTCTGAAGATGGTGGGGCAAAGAACGGGGAAGTCATCCCAGAACACGAGTTTGCTGATGGACCCGTGTGTCTGGATGATGAGAACGAGTTTCCTCCT ATTAGTTGGTGTCGTGATGGGACCGGAGTCGGCCGGGGGAGGCGCTCGTGA
- the wipi1 gene encoding WD repeat domain phosphoinositide-interacting protein 1 isoform X4, which translates to MESAVGASGPGGPDGPDGPGGRFRCASFNQDATSLALGTKTGYKLFSLTAVDKLDCIHESAEASNVYIVERLFSSSLVVVVSTTTPQRMNIYHFKKGTEICNYSYPNNILAVKLNRHRLVVCLEESIYIHNIKDMKLLKTLLNIPSNPSGLCALSTNHSNSYLAYPGSTTMGEIIVYDAKNMSTVTMVPAHDSPLAALCFNASATKLASASERGTVIRVFSIPEGFRLFEFRRGMKRYVNISSLSFSPDAQFLCASSNTETVHIFKLEQEGPSGEETDTWSAYVGKMFTAASSYLPAQVSGMMSQDRAFATVHLVTSGQNICALATIQKHPRLLVATADGQLFIYNVNPQDGGECMLAYNHRLLGVDDLMPAQVCPSYAATVALPASSPITATLTGYSEDGGAKNGEVIPEHEFADGPVCLDDENEFPPLVS; encoded by the exons ATGGAGTCAGCAGTGGGTGCCAGTGGGCCTGGTGGACCGGACGGACCGGACGGACCGGGAGGCCGGTTTAGATGCGCCTCGTTCAACCAAGACGCTAC GTCATTGGCTTTGGGAACAAAGACTGGGTACAAGCTGTTTTCTTTGACCGCAGTGGATAAACTGGATTGCATTCATGAGAGTG CAGAGGCTTCCAACGTTTACATCGTGGAACGTCTCTTCTCTAGCAGTCTGGTCGTTGTCGTAAGCACCACCACACCACAGCGTATGAACATCTACCACTTCAAGAAGGGTACAGAGATTTGTAACTACAGCTACCCCAACAATATACTGGCTGTCAAGCTCAACAGACAT agGCTTGTTGTATGCCTGGAGGAATCCATTTATATCCACAACATCAAAGACATGAAGCTGCTCAAGACTCTGCTCAACATTCCGTCCAACCCTTCAG GCCTCTGTGCTCTATCCACCAATCATTCCAACTCCTACCTGGCATACCCTGGCAGCACTACAATGGGAGAGATAATAGTTTATGATGCCAAAAATATG AGCACAGTGACGATGGTCCCGGCACACGACAGTCCTCTGGCAGCTCTTTGTTTCAATGCCTCAGCCACCAAACTTGCCAGCGCCTCAGAGCGG GGCACTGTAATCCGAGTGTTTTCCATTCCTGAGGGCTTCCGTCTATTTGAATTCCGTCGTGGCATGAAGAG GTACGTCAACATAAGCTCTTTGTCCTTCAGTCCTGATGCCCAGTTCCTCTGTGCTTCCAGCAACACCGAAACAGTACATATCTTTAAACTGGAGCAAGAGGGACCaag TGGAGAAGAGACAGACACTTGGTCAGCTTATGTGGGGAAGATGTTCACAGCAGCAAGCAGCTACCTACCTGCTCAGGTGTCTGGCATGATGAGCCAGGACCGCGCCTTTGCCACAGTTCATCTCGTTACGTCGGGCCAGAATATCTGTGCTCTGGCCAC GATCCAGAAGCATCCACGTTTGCTGGTGGCTACAGCTGATGGCCAGCTTTTCATCTACAATGTGAATCCACAGGATGGAGGCGAATGCATGTTGGCATACAATCACAG GCTTTTGGGTGTTGACGACCTGATGCCAGCACAAGTGTGTCCCTCATATGCTGCAACTGTTGCCTTACCAGCATCTAGTCCCATCACAGCAACTCTTACTG GTTACTCTGAAGATGGTGGGGCAAAGAACGGGGAAGTCATCCCAGAACACGAGTTTGCTGATGGACCCGTGTGTCTGGATGATGAGAACGAGTTTCCTCCT TTGGTGTCGTGA
- the wipi1 gene encoding WD repeat domain phosphoinositide-interacting protein 1 isoform X3, whose product MESAVGASGPGGPDGPDGPGGRFRCASFNQDATSLALGTKTGYKLFSLTAVDKLDCIHESAEASNVYIVERLFSSSLVVVVSTTTPQRMNIYHFKKGTEICNYSYPNNILAVKLNRHRLVVCLEESIYIHNIKDMKLLKTLLNIPSNPSGLCALSTNHSNSYLAYPGSTTMGEIIVYDAKNMSTVTMVPAHDSPLAALCFNASATKLASASERGTVIRVFSIPEGFRLFEFRRGMKRYVNISSLSFSPDAQFLCASSNTETVHIFKLEQEGPSGEETDTWSAYVGKMFTAASSYLPAQVSGMMSQDRAFATVHLVTSGQNICALATIQKHPRLLVATADGQLFIYNVNPQDGGECMLAYNHRLLGVDDLMPAQVCPSYAATVALPASSPITATLTGYSEDGGAKNGEVIPEHEFADGPVCLDDENEFPPVSIQKC is encoded by the exons ATGGAGTCAGCAGTGGGTGCCAGTGGGCCTGGTGGACCGGACGGACCGGACGGACCGGGAGGCCGGTTTAGATGCGCCTCGTTCAACCAAGACGCTAC GTCATTGGCTTTGGGAACAAAGACTGGGTACAAGCTGTTTTCTTTGACCGCAGTGGATAAACTGGATTGCATTCATGAGAGTG CAGAGGCTTCCAACGTTTACATCGTGGAACGTCTCTTCTCTAGCAGTCTGGTCGTTGTCGTAAGCACCACCACACCACAGCGTATGAACATCTACCACTTCAAGAAGGGTACAGAGATTTGTAACTACAGCTACCCCAACAATATACTGGCTGTCAAGCTCAACAGACAT agGCTTGTTGTATGCCTGGAGGAATCCATTTATATCCACAACATCAAAGACATGAAGCTGCTCAAGACTCTGCTCAACATTCCGTCCAACCCTTCAG GCCTCTGTGCTCTATCCACCAATCATTCCAACTCCTACCTGGCATACCCTGGCAGCACTACAATGGGAGAGATAATAGTTTATGATGCCAAAAATATG AGCACAGTGACGATGGTCCCGGCACACGACAGTCCTCTGGCAGCTCTTTGTTTCAATGCCTCAGCCACCAAACTTGCCAGCGCCTCAGAGCGG GGCACTGTAATCCGAGTGTTTTCCATTCCTGAGGGCTTCCGTCTATTTGAATTCCGTCGTGGCATGAAGAG GTACGTCAACATAAGCTCTTTGTCCTTCAGTCCTGATGCCCAGTTCCTCTGTGCTTCCAGCAACACCGAAACAGTACATATCTTTAAACTGGAGCAAGAGGGACCaag TGGAGAAGAGACAGACACTTGGTCAGCTTATGTGGGGAAGATGTTCACAGCAGCAAGCAGCTACCTACCTGCTCAGGTGTCTGGCATGATGAGCCAGGACCGCGCCTTTGCCACAGTTCATCTCGTTACGTCGGGCCAGAATATCTGTGCTCTGGCCAC GATCCAGAAGCATCCACGTTTGCTGGTGGCTACAGCTGATGGCCAGCTTTTCATCTACAATGTGAATCCACAGGATGGAGGCGAATGCATGTTGGCATACAATCACAG GCTTTTGGGTGTTGACGACCTGATGCCAGCACAAGTGTGTCCCTCATATGCTGCAACTGTTGCCTTACCAGCATCTAGTCCCATCACAGCAACTCTTACTG GTTACTCTGAAGATGGTGGGGCAAAGAACGGGGAAGTCATCCCAGAACACGAGTTTGCTGATGGACCCGTGTGTCTGGATGATGAGAACGAGTTTCCTCCTGTGAGCATCCAGAAGTGCTAA
- the wipi1 gene encoding WD repeat domain phosphoinositide-interacting protein 1 isoform X2 yields MESAVGASGPGGPDGPDGPGGRFRCASFNQDATSLALGTKTGYKLFSLTAVDKLDCIHESEASNVYIVERLFSSSLVVVVSTTTPQRMNIYHFKKGTEICNYSYPNNILAVKLNRHRLVVCLEESIYIHNIKDMKLLKTLLNIPSNPSGLCALSTNHSNSYLAYPGSTTMGEIIVYDAKNMSTVTMVPAHDSPLAALCFNASATKLASASERGTVIRVFSIPEGFRLFEFRRGMKRYVNISSLSFSPDAQFLCASSNTETVHIFKLEQEGPSGEETDTWSAYVGKMFTAASSYLPAQVSGMMSQDRAFATVHLVTSGQNICALATIQKHPRLLVATADGQLFIYNVNPQDGGECMLAYNHRLLGVDDLMPAQVCPSYAATVALPASSPITATLTGYSEDGGAKNGEVIPEHEFADGPVCLDDENEFPPISWCRDGTGVGRGRRS; encoded by the exons ATGGAGTCAGCAGTGGGTGCCAGTGGGCCTGGTGGACCGGACGGACCGGACGGACCGGGAGGCCGGTTTAGATGCGCCTCGTTCAACCAAGACGCTAC GTCATTGGCTTTGGGAACAAAGACTGGGTACAAGCTGTTTTCTTTGACCGCAGTGGATAAACTGGATTGCATTCATGAGAGTG AGGCTTCCAACGTTTACATCGTGGAACGTCTCTTCTCTAGCAGTCTGGTCGTTGTCGTAAGCACCACCACACCACAGCGTATGAACATCTACCACTTCAAGAAGGGTACAGAGATTTGTAACTACAGCTACCCCAACAATATACTGGCTGTCAAGCTCAACAGACAT agGCTTGTTGTATGCCTGGAGGAATCCATTTATATCCACAACATCAAAGACATGAAGCTGCTCAAGACTCTGCTCAACATTCCGTCCAACCCTTCAG GCCTCTGTGCTCTATCCACCAATCATTCCAACTCCTACCTGGCATACCCTGGCAGCACTACAATGGGAGAGATAATAGTTTATGATGCCAAAAATATG AGCACAGTGACGATGGTCCCGGCACACGACAGTCCTCTGGCAGCTCTTTGTTTCAATGCCTCAGCCACCAAACTTGCCAGCGCCTCAGAGCGG GGCACTGTAATCCGAGTGTTTTCCATTCCTGAGGGCTTCCGTCTATTTGAATTCCGTCGTGGCATGAAGAG GTACGTCAACATAAGCTCTTTGTCCTTCAGTCCTGATGCCCAGTTCCTCTGTGCTTCCAGCAACACCGAAACAGTACATATCTTTAAACTGGAGCAAGAGGGACCaag TGGAGAAGAGACAGACACTTGGTCAGCTTATGTGGGGAAGATGTTCACAGCAGCAAGCAGCTACCTACCTGCTCAGGTGTCTGGCATGATGAGCCAGGACCGCGCCTTTGCCACAGTTCATCTCGTTACGTCGGGCCAGAATATCTGTGCTCTGGCCAC GATCCAGAAGCATCCACGTTTGCTGGTGGCTACAGCTGATGGCCAGCTTTTCATCTACAATGTGAATCCACAGGATGGAGGCGAATGCATGTTGGCATACAATCACAG GCTTTTGGGTGTTGACGACCTGATGCCAGCACAAGTGTGTCCCTCATATGCTGCAACTGTTGCCTTACCAGCATCTAGTCCCATCACAGCAACTCTTACTG GTTACTCTGAAGATGGTGGGGCAAAGAACGGGGAAGTCATCCCAGAACACGAGTTTGCTGATGGACCCGTGTGTCTGGATGATGAGAACGAGTTTCCTCCT ATTAGTTGGTGTCGTGATGGGACCGGAGTCGGCCGGGGGAGGCGCTCGTGA